A segment of the Bacillus licheniformis DSM 13 = ATCC 14580 genome:
AGTACGTCCTGATTATGACGCTGGCTCAGCTGCCCGGCTATTTCTCCGCGGCATGGCTGATTGAAAAAGCCGGTCGGAAAATGGTGCTTACCGTCTACTTGCTGGGGACGGCTGTCAGCGCCTACTTCTTCGGATCGGCTGAATCGCTGGCGCTTTTGCTTGTGTCAGGCATGTTTTTATCATTTTTCAACCTTGGTGCGTGGGGTGCGCTTTACGCTTATACCCCGGAACAATACCCGACGTCAATCAGGGGGACCGGCGCAGGAATGGCAGCCGGCTTTGGCCGAATCGGCGGCATCCTGGGCCCGCTTCTTGTCGGCTATCTCGTCGCCCGGGGAACAGAGATTTCAATGATCTTTTTCATCTTCTGCATCGCCGTTGTTGCGGCCGTCGCAGCCATCATCTTTTTGGGGACCGAGACGAAGCAGAAAGAGCTTGCCTAATGTCTGAATTCTGCGTCATAATAGACGGACGCGAAAATTTGGAAAGAGTTGGTTGAATTGAAAAAGAAAGCCATTATGAAAACATTGAGATTGACAGTATGGGTTTAGAAGGGGGAAGAACGGCCCGGCTGCAAGGAACGCGCAATTGCCACCTGAATACGTAGAGAAGGCGCTTGTAGCGCCTTCTCTTTTTTATATATGCAGGATATATAGGTGGTTTGCACTATTGATGTCCATGGCCGAAGAGAATAGAATCATATTAAGAACCAATATCGCCGGGATTGTTACTGGTAAGGCAGGCAAGACCTAAAATGTGCTAAAGGAACCGCAGCCCTTAGTGTGCTTTTTTGCGCCTATCGGCTGATGCTTTCGCATGTTTTAGGTCTTTTTTTGTTTCTTTCGCCAGGGGGCTTTAGACGTAATGACACATTTTTCATTTTGATCGTCTTCTGTTGATTTGATAGGATAGAAAAATTGGAGGAGGTAGGTGCGGGTGCAGCATAAAGAGATTGCAAGAGAACTCTTGCCCCTCATTGGAGGCGCGGAGAATATCATCAGCATCAGCCATTGTACGACAAGGCTGCGCTTCAATGTCAGGGATGAAGAAAAAATCGATATAGCTGCTATTGAAAAGATGGAGTCTGTGCAGGGGACTTTTTTCAGATACGGTTTGTTCCAGATCATTTTCGGTACAGGTGTGGTCAATAAAATTTATAAGGAAATGATCCAATACAGCGATCCGGCTCCTTTTGAAGAAGCCCGTCGGGAGGCGCGGCCGAACATGAACGTATTGACGCGATTTGCCAAAACGCTGTCAGACATCTTTGTGCCGATCATTCCTGCAATCGTTGCGAGCGGATTGCTCATGGGTCTCATTAGTGTGCTTAAAGAATTCAGCCTCGGCGCTTATGGCGGCCCGCTGATGAAAATGCTCGACATTTTTTCAAGCTCAGCGTTTGTCATTTTGCCTGTGCTGATCGGGTTCAGTGCGGCTAAACAGTTTGGAGCCAATCCATTTTTAGGCGCCGTCATCGGCGGTATTTTGACCCATCCTGATTTGCTCGATCCTTCAATGCTCGGCAGCCAAAAGCCGGAATCCATCGAAGTATTCGGCCTTGAAGTCCCTTTGATCGGATACCAGGGGACAGTCATTCCGATTCTCTTATCCGTCTACATGATGAGCAAAATCGAAAAATTCTTGAAAAGAATCGTCCCCAGTTCTTTAGATTTGATCGTTGCCCCGTTTATTACAGTCATGGCTTCCGGGTTTGCCGCGCTGTTTATCATGGGCCCGCTCTCACTGATGATCGCCCATTTCATAAGCGACTGTCTCGGGTTTGTTTATCATTTTGCGGGGGCGTGCGCCGGATTTTTATTTGGCGGGCTTTACGCCTTACTCGTTTTGAGCGGCCTGCACCACAGTTTTTATGTGATTGAAGCGTCGCTGCTCGCAGATCCCGAATACGGGGTCAATTTTCTGCTTCCAATATGGTCGATGGCCAATGTCGCGCAGGGAGGAGCGGGACTCGCCGTATTTTTGAAAACAAAGAATGACGGCATCAGAAAGATTGCGATTCCGGCTTCTCTCACGGCCTTTTTGGGAATCGTCGAACCGGTCATGTTTGGCGTCAACCTGAAACTCGTCAGGCCGTTTATCGGCGCATCGATCGGAGGCGCACTCGGAGGTGCATACGCCGTCTTCACACACGTGGCGGCAAATTCTTACGGATTGTCCGGCATCCCGATGATTTCAATTATTCTCCCTCTTGGCACCGCCAATCTCATTCATTATTTAATCGCTTTTGCGATTGCGGTGATTTCAGCATTTATTGCGACTTTGTGTCTTGGCTTTAAAGATGAAAAAGAATAATTCCGTTTTCATTCATTAAAACAGGATGAAAGGAAGGCAGCTATGAAAGTAAAAAAAATCTTAAACAACAATGCGCTCGTCGTAAAGGATCGCGGCGAGGAAAAGATCGTATTAGGGTCCGGAATCGCATTTCAAAAAAAGAAGAATGATATTGTCGACAGATCTAAAATTGAAAAAATATTCGTGATGAAAGATTCATCAGAATACCGCCAATTCGAGGAGATCTTAAAAACATTGCCGGAAGATCATATTCAGGTGGCGGAGGATATTATTTCTTATGCGGAAAAAGAGCTCGGGATCAAAATCAATGAGCGAATCCATGTCGCCTTTTCAGATCATTTATCCTTCGCGATAGAACGGTTAAGCAA
Coding sequences within it:
- a CDS encoding sucrose-specific PTS transporter subunit IIBC, giving the protein MQHKEIARELLPLIGGAENIISISHCTTRLRFNVRDEEKIDIAAIEKMESVQGTFFRYGLFQIIFGTGVVNKIYKEMIQYSDPAPFEEARREARPNMNVLTRFAKTLSDIFVPIIPAIVASGLLMGLISVLKEFSLGAYGGPLMKMLDIFSSSAFVILPVLIGFSAAKQFGANPFLGAVIGGILTHPDLLDPSMLGSQKPESIEVFGLEVPLIGYQGTVIPILLSVYMMSKIEKFLKRIVPSSLDLIVAPFITVMASGFAALFIMGPLSLMIAHFISDCLGFVYHFAGACAGFLFGGLYALLVLSGLHHSFYVIEASLLADPEYGVNFLLPIWSMANVAQGGAGLAVFLKTKNDGIRKIAIPASLTAFLGIVEPVMFGVNLKLVRPFIGASIGGALGGAYAVFTHVAANSYGLSGIPMISIILPLGTANLIHYLIAFAIAVISAFIATLCLGFKDEKE